In Zingiber officinale cultivar Zhangliang chromosome 1A, Zo_v1.1, whole genome shotgun sequence, a genomic segment contains:
- the LOC122038708 gene encoding protein disulfide isomerase-like 2-3 has product MLDAVLLLLFSSLACIGAPANALYSPSSPVVQLSPSNFKSKVLNSNGIVLVEFFAPWCGHCKALAPAWEKAATVLKGVATVAALDADAHSALAQEYGIQGFPTIKVFSPGKPPVDYQGARDVKPIAEFALQQVKALLKERLNGKSSGGSSEKSEPSASIALNSQNFDELVLKSKELWIVEFFAPWCGHCKKLAPEWKKASNNLKGKVKLGHVDCDAEKSLMSRFGVQGFPTILVFGLDKSNPYPYEGSRTASAIEAFGLEQLEANLGPAEVFELTGPDVMEDKCASAAICFVSFLPDILDSKAEGRNKYLDLLLSVAEKFKRSPYSFVWSASGKQADLENQVGVGGYGYPALVALNVKKGAYAPLKSAFQHDQIIEFIKEAGLGGKGNLPLQNAPTIVKIEPWDGKDGEIIEEDEFSLDELMGEENRDKDEL; this is encoded by the exons ctcctcttctcgtCTCTCGCCTGCATCGGCGCGCCGGCGAACGCTCTCTATTCGCCTTCCTCTCCTGTCGTACAACTCAGTCCCTCCAACTTCAAATCTAAG GTTTTGAATTCGAATGGGATCGTGCTGGTGGAGTTCTTTGCCCCATGGTGCGGCCACTGCAAAGCTCTGGCCCCTGCATGGGAGAAAGCTGCCACCGTTCTCAAAGGTGTAGCCACAGTGGCTGCTCTCGATGCGGATGCTCATAGTGCCCTTGCTCAG GAATATGGAATTCAAGGATTTCCTACAATCAAGGTGTTCTCACCTGGCAAACCACCAGTAGATTATCAAGGAGCAAGGGATGTAAAACCCATTGCAGAGTTTGCTCTCCAGCAG GTTAAAGCACTTCTTAAAGAGCGTTTGAATGGAAAGTCATCAGGTGGTTCAAGTGAGAAATCTGAACCAAGTGCTTCAATTGCACTGAATTCTCAGAACTTTGATGAACTTGTCTTGAAAAGCAAAGAATTGTGGATTGTGGAATTCTTTGCACCATG GTGTGGACATTGCAAGAAACTAGCACCTGAGTGGAAAAAAGCTTCAAATAACCTCAAAGGGAAGGTCAAATTGGGTCATGTTGACTGTGATGCTGAAAAG TCATTGATGAGCAGATTTGGTGTACAAGGCTTCCCGACTATCTTGGTATTTGGTCTTGATAAGAGCAACCCCTATCCTTATGAGGGTTCTAGAACTGCTTCTGCAATTGAGGCATTTGGGCTGGAACAACTTGAAGCCAATCTTGGTCCTGCTGAGGTGTTTGAATTGACTGGTCCT GATGTGATGGAAGATAAATGTGCTTCAGCTGCTATATGCTTTGTATCTTTCCTTCCTGATATCTTGGATTCGAAGGCAGAAGGAAGGAACAAGTACTTAGATCTTCTGTTGTCAGTTGCTGAGAAATTTAAAAGGAGCCCATACAG CTTCGTTTGGTCAGCTTCTGGCAAGCAGGCTGATCTTGAGAACCAAGTTGGAGTTGGTGGTTACGGTTACCCAGCTTTGGTAGCTTTGAACGTAAAGAAGGGTGCTTATGCTCCACTCAAAAGTGCTTTTCAGCATGACCAAATCAT CGAATTTATCAAAGAAGCCGGTCTTGGTGGAAAAGGCAACCTACCCCTTCAAAACGCTCCAACTATTGTTAAAATAGAGCCATGGGACGGTAAAGATGGAGAAATTATCGAGGAGGATGAGTTCTCCCTCGATGAGCTCATGGGTGAAGAGAACAGAGATAAAGATGAATTGTAA